One window of Syntrophales bacterium genomic DNA carries:
- the pyrR gene encoding bifunctional pyr operon transcriptional regulator/uracil phosphoribosyltransferase PyrR, with translation MKERKVVLDAEGIDRSLTRIAYEILEKNKGVKDLVLVGIRTGGVFLAERLRQKISMIEEVNVSVGILDITLYRDDLLTTNKKPKLGKTDIPFSLNNKKVVLVDDVLFTGRTIRAAMDALIDFGRPRLIQLAALIDRGHRELPIRADFIGKNLPSSLWEEVSVNLMETDGKDEVVIIEEG, from the coding sequence ATGAAAGAAAGAAAGGTAGTGCTTGACGCAGAGGGAATTGACAGATCCCTGACAAGAATTGCCTATGAAATACTGGAAAAGAATAAAGGGGTAAAAGATCTGGTGCTGGTCGGTATCAGAACGGGCGGTGTATTCCTCGCAGAAAGGCTCCGTCAAAAGATCTCCATGATTGAAGAAGTTAATGTATCTGTAGGTATTTTAGACATCACACTATACCGCGATGATCTGCTGACAACTAATAAAAAACCGAAGCTGGGAAAAACAGATATCCCATTTTCACTAAATAACAAAAAAGTCGTTCTCGTCGATGATGTCCTCTTCACCGGAAGGACCATACGGGCAGCGATGGATGCACTCATAGATTTTGGCAGGCCAAGACTCATTCAGCTTGCTGCTCTCATCGACAGGGGACACCGTGAACTTCCCATAAGGGCGGATTTTATAGGCAAAAACCTCCCTTCATCACTGTGGGAAGAAGTCAGTGTAAATCTCATGGAAACAGATGGAAAGGATGAAGTTGTTATTATTGAAGAAGGATAA
- a CDS encoding aspartate carbamoyltransferase catalytic subunit → MKLASKDVLGIKELSVDEINLILDTAESFIEVSTREIKKVPTLRGKTLVTLFYEPSTRTRTSFEIAAKRLSADTVSISATTSSVIKGETLIDTARNLEAMNPDIIAIRHSAAGAPHMLSKLIKQSIINAGDGAHEHPTQALLDMMTIKEKKGGIAGLKVAIIGDIAHSRVARSNIYGLTKMGADVTVAGPVTMIPRDIDKMGVTVHYRLEEAIKNADIIMMLRIQLERQGDSIFPSLREYSNYYCLNAQNIKLAKDDVLVMHPGPINRGVEIAPDIADGPYSVILEQVTNGVAVRMALLYLLAGGK, encoded by the coding sequence ATGAAGTTAGCGAGTAAAGATGTTTTAGGTATAAAGGAGCTTTCTGTAGATGAGATAAATCTTATCCTTGATACTGCAGAATCCTTCATAGAAGTCTCGACAAGAGAGATCAAAAAGGTTCCCACCCTCAGGGGAAAAACCCTCGTCACTCTTTTTTATGAACCAAGCACCAGAACAAGAACATCCTTTGAAATTGCGGCAAAGAGGCTGAGCGCAGATACTGTCAGCATTTCTGCCACCACAAGCAGCGTGATAAAGGGAGAAACCCTCATCGATACAGCCCGGAACCTGGAGGCCATGAACCCTGATATTATAGCAATCAGGCACAGTGCTGCGGGAGCACCGCATATGCTGTCCAAACTTATTAAACAGTCCATAATTAATGCAGGAGACGGGGCTCATGAACATCCTACCCAGGCACTGCTGGATATGATGACCATTAAGGAGAAAAAAGGGGGAATTGCGGGTCTCAAGGTGGCCATCATAGGAGACATCGCCCACAGCAGGGTGGCCCGGTCCAACATTTACGGTCTCACCAAAATGGGGGCGGATGTGACAGTGGCCGGACCGGTTACTATGATACCCAGAGATATTGATAAAATGGGTGTTACGGTCCACTACCGTCTCGAAGAGGCAATAAAAAACGCCGATATAATTATGATGCTAAGAATTCAGCTTGAAAGGCAGGGTGATAGTATATTCCCATCACTTCGGGAGTACTCCAATTATTATTGCCTGAATGCTCAAAACATAAAACTGGCAAAGGATGATGTCCTTGTCATGCATCCGGGGCCTATCAACAGGGGGGTGGAAATCGCTCCTGACATTGCTGACGGTCCCTATTCGGTGATTCTCGAGCAGGTAACCAACGGTGTTGCGGTAAGAATGGCTCTTCTCTATCTGCTGGCGGGAGGTAAATGA
- a CDS encoding dihydroorotase, translating into MMNILLKGGRVVDPSQNIDEEIDLLIKEGKIAQIGKDIDKNTIADSAPQTLNLEGKIVVPGLIDMHTHLREPGFEYKETIQTGCQAAVAGGFTSIACMPNTNPINDNRSVTELIHRQAKRYNLANVYPIAAISRGSEGITLTEFGDLKDAGAVAFSDDGKPVMNSALMRRALEYAFSLDIPIISHCEDTTLSAGGLMNEGFVSTELGLQGIPNIAEDIMVARDIAIADYTNTPVHIAHVSTAGSVRLIRAAKERGIKVTAETAPHYFSLTDETLNKYDTCAKVYPPLRSADDVTAIKEGLSDGTIDAIASDHAPHSSIEKEVEFEYASSGMIGLETSLSLSLKLVAEGILTLNQLILKMSTNPAGILRIPKGTLKIGSDADITVIDTEREWTVDINTFRSKSKNSPFNGWKLKGMAVLTIMGGEIKYSV; encoded by the coding sequence ATGATGAATATTTTACTTAAAGGAGGAAGGGTTGTCGACCCTTCACAAAATATAGATGAAGAGATAGACCTCTTGATAAAAGAGGGGAAAATTGCACAGATCGGTAAAGATATTGACAAAAATACGATCGCTGATTCAGCACCTCAGACACTCAATCTTGAGGGTAAAATCGTGGTACCGGGATTAATTGACATGCACACCCATCTGCGGGAACCCGGCTTTGAATACAAGGAGACGATTCAGACAGGTTGCCAAGCAGCGGTGGCAGGAGGATTTACCTCAATCGCCTGCATGCCGAACACAAACCCGATTAATGACAATCGATCTGTAACCGAACTTATCCATCGACAGGCAAAGCGATACAATTTGGCAAACGTTTATCCAATTGCAGCTATAAGCAGGGGATCCGAAGGGATTACCCTGACAGAATTCGGGGATTTAAAGGACGCCGGCGCTGTGGCATTTTCAGATGACGGGAAACCGGTAATGAACAGTGCCCTGATGAGGAGAGCGCTCGAATACGCCTTTTCACTTGATATCCCGATAATATCACACTGTGAAGATACTACGTTATCTGCCGGTGGATTGATGAATGAGGGATTTGTATCCACAGAACTGGGACTTCAAGGAATCCCGAATATCGCAGAAGATATAATGGTAGCAAGGGATATAGCAATCGCCGATTATACGAACACTCCCGTCCATATCGCCCATGTAAGCACAGCCGGATCTGTCAGATTGATAAGGGCGGCCAAAGAAAGGGGAATAAAGGTCACCGCAGAAACCGCCCCACACTATTTTTCCCTTACCGATGAGACCTTGAATAAATATGACACCTGTGCCAAGGTATATCCCCCTTTGAGGAGTGCGGATGACGTAACGGCAATAAAGGAAGGACTTTCCGATGGCACCATAGATGCGATCGCAAGCGACCATGCTCCCCACTCCTCGATAGAAAAGGAAGTGGAATTTGAATATGCCTCCTCAGGAATGATAGGGCTGGAAACTTCACTATCGCTAAGCCTTAAACTGGTTGCAGAGGGAATCCTCACTCTGAACCAGCTCATCTTGAAGATGAGTACAAACCCTGCCGGGATACTGAGAATACCAAAAGGGACACTGAAGATAGGTTCCGATGCCGATATAACAGTAATCGACACAGAACGGGAATGGACAGTGGATATAAACACGTTCCGGTCAAAAAGCAAAAATTCTCCCTTCAACGGCTGGAAGCTTAAAGGCATGGCAGTACTTACCATCATGGGTGGAGAGATAAAGTACAGCGTGTAA
- the mgtE gene encoding magnesium transporter has product MKEEKTEQIKDLQQLKDWIELKREFDVLDLFSRLHPADIADLIDNLKEEEKIHLFALLDVEKASDVILELSDVSREQILEEISDKKLTEIIDEMESDDAADIIADLPAEQAQAVLEGIEPEDSEDVRKLLKYEEDTAGGIMQSELVCVDKNATIRDAMQAVIKESEEIENIYNVFVVEEENKLVGTVPLQRLITAKPNTLIHKCIDENIPSVNVDVDQEEVARMFEKYNLVSLPVVDHTNRLLGRITVDDAVDVMEEETSEDIFRIAGLGEDDSVFNKPIQSIKKRLPWLYLNLMTALVSVFIIGFFEDTIKMMVVLAVFMPVVAGLGGNAGSQTLTIIVRGLALGEVTFETSKKALYKETLVGIVNGVCVGIVIGIIAYIWKGIPMLGIVLGLAMVINVLVGTLAGTLIPLSLKWLKMDPALGSHIFVTALTDAFGFLSFLGLATIFIKLLM; this is encoded by the coding sequence ATGAAAGAAGAGAAAACAGAACAAATAAAAGATCTTCAACAACTAAAAGATTGGATCGAACTCAAAAGGGAATTTGACGTTCTTGACCTTTTCTCGAGACTCCACCCGGCTGATATCGCCGATTTGATCGACAACCTGAAAGAGGAAGAAAAGATCCATCTCTTTGCCCTGCTCGATGTTGAAAAAGCCTCCGACGTTATCTTAGAGTTGAGCGATGTTTCGAGAGAGCAGATACTTGAAGAGATTTCCGACAAAAAACTGACCGAGATCATCGATGAAATGGAATCGGATGATGCTGCCGATATTATCGCCGATCTCCCTGCAGAGCAGGCCCAAGCTGTCCTTGAGGGAATAGAACCTGAAGACTCCGAAGATGTCAGAAAACTCCTGAAATATGAAGAGGATACAGCCGGCGGTATCATGCAGTCCGAGCTGGTCTGTGTAGATAAGAATGCCACCATCCGGGATGCCATGCAGGCTGTCATCAAGGAATCGGAGGAAATCGAAAATATTTATAATGTATTCGTTGTGGAGGAAGAAAACAAGCTGGTCGGAACCGTCCCCCTGCAAAGGCTCATAACGGCTAAACCGAACACCCTGATACATAAATGCATAGATGAAAATATACCGAGCGTTAATGTTGATGTTGATCAGGAAGAGGTTGCCAGGATGTTTGAAAAGTATAACCTCGTTTCTCTTCCTGTAGTTGACCATACGAACAGGCTGCTGGGAAGAATCACCGTCGATGATGCCGTCGATGTTATGGAAGAAGAAACGTCAGAAGATATTTTCAGAATAGCGGGTCTGGGTGAAGATGACAGTGTCTTCAACAAACCTATCCAATCCATAAAGAAAAGACTGCCATGGCTCTATCTAAATCTCATGACAGCACTTGTCTCAGTCTTTATAATCGGATTCTTCGAAGATACCATCAAAATGATGGTGGTTTTAGCCGTGTTCATGCCGGTGGTAGCGGGCCTCGGGGGAAATGCGGGAAGCCAGACCCTTACTATTATCGTAAGGGGGCTGGCCCTCGGCGAGGTAACCTTTGAAACCTCAAAAAAAGCCCTCTACAAGGAAACCCTCGTCGGCATCGTAAACGGCGTATGTGTCGGAATAGTCATCGGTATCATCGCATATATCTGGAAGGGTATCCCCATGCTGGGAATTGTTCTGGGCCTGGCAATGGTAATCAATGTGTTGGTGGGCACATTAGCAGGAACATTAATACCTCTGAGTTTGAAATGGCTAAAGATGGATCCGGCACTTGGCTCTCATATCTTTGTTACAGCTCTTACAGACGCCTTCGGATTCCTTTCCTTCCTCGGTCTGGCTACTATCTTTATAAAATTATTAATGTAA
- the recO gene encoding DNA repair protein RecO gives MIPKHSNKASAIVLRSLDYGESDRIITFYTDDFGKLTGIAKGARRSKKRFPNALELFSCSNILFSKNRGGLRLIESCSVTNYYSGIRADLEKTLVASYFIDLTSQFTSEGKKNLNLFQLLQNFLEIIDTGNSSETIARLFELRLLKLKGFEPVLDRCTICKTPVNEIEIAYRTRPLLFSLNRGGIKCPKCNSDNKPSLPISIGTIMTLLMGKEMDIGKIHRLTLSSQAAEESKKVLVSFIQYLLGKELKSLDVINKIKRMSL, from the coding sequence ATGATTCCCAAGCACAGCAACAAAGCTTCTGCAATTGTCCTTCGCTCTCTCGACTACGGGGAATCTGACAGGATCATTACTTTTTATACAGATGACTTCGGTAAGCTTACGGGAATCGCAAAGGGAGCCCGGCGCAGTAAGAAGAGATTCCCGAATGCCCTTGAATTATTTTCCTGTTCCAATATCTTATTCTCTAAAAATAGAGGCGGGCTGAGATTGATTGAAAGCTGTAGCGTAACAAATTACTATTCCGGCATAAGAGCCGATCTGGAAAAAACCCTCGTTGCCTCCTATTTTATTGACCTTACCTCTCAGTTCACATCGGAAGGCAAAAAAAACCTAAATTTGTTTCAATTGCTACAAAACTTCCTTGAAATCATCGATACCGGAAACAGTTCAGAGACAATCGCAAGACTCTTTGAATTACGATTGCTTAAGCTAAAAGGATTTGAGCCGGTTTTAGACAGGTGTACAATCTGCAAGACACCTGTTAACGAAATAGAAATTGCGTATCGCACCAGACCCCTGCTATTCAGTCTAAACAGGGGTGGAATAAAATGTCCTAAATGCAACTCCGACAACAAACCTTCTCTGCCAATCTCCATCGGAACCATCATGACACTCCTTATGGGAAAAGAAATGGATATCGGCAAGATTCACCGATTAACCCTATCGAGCCAGGCAGCGGAAGAAAGTAAAAAAGTCCTTGTCAGTTTTATCCAGTACCTTCTTGGAAAAGAGTTGAAATCTTTAGATGTTATCAATAAAATCAAAAGAATGAGCCTTTGA